The window aatcagagcagactggggtCCTTGAAGACAACACCTTTAATCACCCTCTCTCTGAACAGTCGACGgcgatgtgttttttgaacattaaagcatgtaaacattttctagtagacACCAATATTGAAAGTAAGaacctgcatttcaaaatatgagacctttaaatgtttatgttcAGGCACTCCTAGGTTAATTAAGTTCCTATCCAACATGCCCACTGCCAAAACATCTGATAACTTGTGTTAATATAAAGGaactttcactttcatgaaTCGCTCTCCAAATAATCTTCCGTGACATGCTCTCCATCATCgcatcctcctcttcattaAACTTAATGGATTTCAACTGTGAAAAGTAATGAACTGGGTCTGCATGTCCTTCTGGTGACCTTCCAGTTCATGTGTGAAAAGTcagcaagctttttttttttgctcccgGCCATAAAATTCACCGCAGAGGCAGATTCTGTGTGTGGCTCGGCACTGCCCCCTGGTGGCGCCTCAGCAGAGATATCATGTAGCACCATTTAAggctttgtatttcttttaaatcagtTATAGTCTGGGTATTTATTATACAATTGAATgagaatgtaaaataaataaataagaataaatctGATCAGTTAAAAAACTCTAAAAAGGACTTTATTTTTAGTGCCACATCTTTTGAAGCACACTTtaattttacagtgtttttaaagtttttctctCATGCGTTTTCACCCTCAGATTTAGTTCCCCTGACTGGTTCCCTGAAGCGTCCCGTGTCGTCACACACGATGTCCAGCCACCTCCGGGTCCTCCACAACCCTCTCAGCTCTGGCCTGAACCCGGAGGGGATCTACGTGTGAGGCGGTCACGATATGTGGCGGCCAAACACATCTTTTCTCCCTCCTGGAGCCCATTTCACTCGAGAACACATCTGTAAGTGGATATCTTTGTACAGGATACCTCAGTAGCACACTACTATGCACTGTTTTCCCAATCACATGAAGGCAACCTTGGGTGTAAGGACTCCACTAGTGAAGGACTGGTGTTGATCTTTTAAATGGAAGTCATGGAGCACTTAGTGGGATTAAAGGCTAGAAGCTATGACAGGAAGAAGACACGCAGCGGACAGCAGCGTTgtctgtcatggcgcacactcCCTGAACATGTAAGGACTCTACGCATCGGGCTGTTGTGGACTCCCTTTATAAACATATCCACTTAATGTACTTTTACTCCCACTTTAGTACCTGCTGAATGATTTGTATTGTTTCTCACTAGCATCATGACTCCAAACTATTGCCTTCTGAACAGTATTCTTGAGAATTCTTGGTATGTGAATCTTATGAACTGTATCCCTAAAAATCATGTGTAATTCCTGCAGTGAATACATTCTACCCAGCATAACGACTGGTTCTTATAAAAGTAATGAAGGATCTACTTGTGTCTGTAGTAAAACTGGCTAGAATCTCTCATTTTTAGCATATCAGAATTTTATTCCTGTAGCTCTGATTGTCCGTTCATGTTCAAACTATGCACAAATGGTTAATAGTTTTGTTACCGAAGAATGTCATTGTCTGTAATGTACCAAAATGATGGCttactgtaaatatgttttcttacttttcagctttatttagtgaattattctattttattacGAAACTGTGCATTCACGGTTACAAAGATTGGAGTGCGCTCATTCCTGCAGTAATGTCTGCATAATGAACCAGTTAATTATCCTCTTAagctgatttctttttgttgtcgttgttgttaaGATGACTACACAGTATATTTTTGCCAAATGTATTACgcttgattgttttttttgttttttttcttgtaaggATTGGTTGGCCAAAGATTAGCAGGTCTTGTTGCATGATTGTGTCGTTAATATAGCCATATCTGGATGTGCACAGCACCCACAGTACAGTAAGAAAATCAATTAGTCGAGTCTACAAATGTACAAATGGTGGCATGTAAACAATGAATAGCTAcagctacagtgtgtgtgtgagagtgtgggCGAGTCAGTGATCAAATCgacgtgcgtgtgtgcgtgtgtgcagagTCAGAACAGCCAAGGTCTGAAGCCCCTCTTAGGTTGTAGTTCAGCTGCTACTCACATCAAAGTGCCTTAAATCCATTCCCCAGTCGGCGTATTCAAATAATGTACAGTGAAGCTTTAGTAGGGACGTTGAAGCAATGAGCAGTAGTCAGCGTAGGTCAGATGTCACTCGATGTTTTAGGAGAGAGAAAACGGCAATAGCGcagcaacaaacaggaaactATAATTATGTTTTACCTGTCAGTATTTTATATAAATGTCAGTGGAAGGAAACATCAATGatagtgcttttgtttttccactttgCTACTGTATTATTGTCACCGTGATACTATGTGCTGTGTCTTGCATTCACTCGTGATCTGATTTgcaacacatactgtatactataGTGCTGTCAACCAGGTATGAACAGTGGATGTAACACAGAAGGAAAAGTCCACCCTGTAGCGTTCAGCAACACATCACCACTGCAgcgcgtctctctctctgcttttcacTGAAAGAGgagacctttttaaaaaaatcaatgataGCATATATTTGGGTGGATTTTCCCTTTAAGAAACCACTTGTGTGCATTTTTCCACCCGGGGACGAAGAAGACGTAGCTGTTTACAACCTGTTTATGTTCTAGAGAACTGTAAGATGTCGCTGTATATAacctgtttttatgtttttttttcttgccttaATATACTGCAAAGTGTCGACAGATGTATTGGCTGTAAGTGGCTGCTGGTATGACAAAGGATTGCATGATTCAATAAACCATCTgacgaaaaaaacaaaaaaaaaagagatgcgCCACCGCAGGCGCTCGTGGTAACCGTACGTGTTTGCTGGTGGATGTAAATGAGGAGGGGGGGCGGGGTTTGTGATGTATGGAGCAGCATGTTCCTCGAGCTTTTCACCACTAGAGGGAGACATCTACTCAGTAATGGTGGACACAACATGGCTGGGATAGACTTGAGGGGGAAAgccaccttttgtttttttttccccctgcagaAGAGCGAAATGATAAGAAATGTTCTCGTGTGTAAAAATGCATATTCTCTGCATAGTGAACTATGTCACCTGGGTTTATAAGAGGATGTTGAAAATAAAGGCAAACATGCATCGGCTGAAACTTTCAAAGTTACTCTCAATCGTGGAAAGAAGACGCTGAACCTTGAACCTTGTTGCAGTTTGAGCCGAGAGAGTTTAAAGTGGAGGCTGCACCTTGAGGCAGCAGGGATAACACTTTAAAACCTTGAAAGTTGGCAGAAATTGGTCTTCTGGATCGCTAGAAGGAATAAACTTAAGATGCCGAGGTCTTAAGACTGACAAAATTATTCATACGGATGAAAATAATATCGCAGCCAGCCGGTTAATGGCAACAACAAAAGAGCGGGTTTGATCCGGCTGTAAGCTGCAGACAGGTTGGGAGGAGGCCCCCTTGTTTTTCATGAGCCGGTACAGACTGAGGGTAATCTCACTTCATCATCCTTCTATCACATGACATTTGTTTAAAGCCTTGGCTTACTGTACATTCCTCTGCAGTGACCTGTCAGCTGATCAGAGTCTTTGTAACAATACAGTTCATCTAATGGACTGCTGGTATTGTTATTAGCAGTGgaggaatgtaactaagtagtTTTACTCAGTGGTGGAAAGAGTACTCAAAGTCTCTACAGGTACGAGACTGAAATATTACTCAGTCACAAGTAAATAATATTGAAATAATACTTTAAAGAGTGCAAAGTATTTCTGTCAAACACTCCTCAGAGTGTTAGTTACTTTTTAGAGTTTGGTGTTTGATGCATCATCAACAGCAGATATTTAATTAAAGaagtttctgtttctccaaatctcctgctctgttctgctcagtggtcaCGCTCGCCTCTCCAAACCTGCTCCTGCTGCatagatttgtgttttttcctctgtttgtcAGAGTTTTCACTGTCCCGTCTGTGATCAGAGGAGCCATGAAGCTACAAAGATGCAGATGAAAGGTGAAGATGATGATTCAAATTGTGCTTATaactcattttttaaaagtaactgagtaGATTACATGGTCTAATTCATACTTTAGTACGAGTAAGATGACggacttggaaaaaaaatgcttataAAAGCACCAGACTTAATCTCAGCAGTTTGAGTAGTTGTAATAAGTTACTTCCACTCTAGTATTAAACTTGGGTATGAATTGAAATTGAGTCTTTCCATTTTATGCAACATTAAACTTCCACTCCACTTCATCTTACAGGCAAATACTATTCTTTTTACTCCTCTACATTTCTCCGAGGGCCGTAGTTACTTTACATTTCAAGATTTGCATACCGATCATCTCCAAAGTCGGATATTTTAAGTGTAAAAGTTCTGTATGGGTTGGGATATTTCTTCTGCTTCTTAAACcaaacaaacttttaaaaaactgCCTCGAGTACAAAGATGAAAATAGGCTGTTTCTCCTATAAAAGTGGACTTTTTTTTAGAGAAACTTTGTTTTTTCGCAGGCTAAAAACATCTGATTAtcttatagaatatgatgcaCTGCTGTTGATTAAACTACTCAAAGTATATAAAGTAGTCACATACAACAtgcacattaatgcagcagcGATATTCCTCCAACACTGACGGGGAACATTTTGCTGCCCAGTGATTACTTGTTGCTGATAATACTTGTACTCTCACAGTGTGGTATTAGTACTTTAACagaagtaaaggatctgaatactacTTCCACCGCTGGTTGTTAGTGGTAATGTACCTTTGCATCGTTCCCCCACGACCCAAACATTACGCGTGTGTTCATCTGTTGCGttgaataagaagaagaaggctgCAGAGTTcagttttgatatttattttacaactCATCAGCAATAATTTAGAACAGCATATGTGTAAAGCATTAACGAAATGTGCAACAGTTGCTCagttaaactttaaaaaagaaaaaaaaaaatccatagaCTTCTACGACATTGACATAGACATGTATACTTTATggtatattcacaaaaaaaacctatttACAGACGCACATGCCACTTTATATAACAGTTGATAACAGATTTGAGGCAAAAcaacgagagagagaaaagaaacagctgaagaaaaactacaaaagcAAATGTCCTGTATgcaaaaatacaatgaaaatcATCTGTTTTATTCAGTCACGTgtgaaactttttaaaaaagaaaagagaagccGGACAACACTTACACTTTCAGGAATTAATCtctcagaaataaaataaaataaaaaacaaacaaaaaaacaggccaAGATAAAGTTAAAGTTCCTTAAACGGCAACAATCATAACGGATGGTCGGCTCCTCTCCCACCTTTGTCACATATTAGGAAAAAGAAAGCAGAGGTTTTACATAATGATAGCACAGAGCACAGAGTGGAGGGGGCAGCCGGGCGTGCAGGCTTTTTTTCTCAAATCTGATTATGATCTGAATCATTTTTACCCTGAAAGAGCCGACGAATGTGAGAAAACCGGGTCAGTTACTTTATCACCACAGAGCATGTGGTGTCTCTGCTCTCcttcctgctcttcttcttctttttttttctcttttcttattaTCTCAAGAACAGACtcaacataataataaaaaaaaaagagagagagagacttcaAATTCAAATGATGAGGTGACTGTTTCTCGGGGGTTGGGGGGGGATCAAAGCAGAAGAAAGTGCACTTTACGTCTCGTAGAGTAAAGATCGTCCTAcatacaaacttttttttttttttaacggctgggaaaaaaatacaggtaCATTCAATATCAAAGATCTCTAAGGTGCTATCCTACAATGTTTCCTGGAGGTGCAGGAGGTCACTGCATCTCTGTGCTGAAGAGCTTCATTCAGGGGGGGAACGTAGCCTATATATGCTGGTTGAGCAGCCCCCCCCTCTGTGTGTGAgggctctcttcttcttcttcctcttcttcttcttcttctctccatcaTTCTGAATGCTTTCagaggttttatttttatttttctttcctcacaagaacaaagaaaaacagatcttttaaaaaaaaccaaaaacaaatgaGCTGAAGTGCAACCAGGCCTAATACCTCTCCCATCATGTCTGTATGATCAAATCGTTAAAGTAGCTGATTCTTTGTGTTGCTGCTAATGTTGAGATGTTTTGGGAGGAGGGGGTGCTATTCACTTCCTCTCAGGAGGGACAGTAACGTGCCTCCCAATCAGCCTtcttcccccccaccccacccgtGCAGAGTTGGGGATGAGGTACTGTGGCTTCTTCTACAGGCCCGTTTAGTGCACGTTTTACATGTTCGTGAATCAGACAGTCTTCCAGGTGAGCGTATTTACAGTCAGAGTCAGCCAGGCTCTTTATCACCTTGGCAGAGGTCGGTTGCAACTTCATACATCCAGAGAGACTCGCTGATTGGGACATTGCGCACAAACGGCGTACTCAAAGTTTTGGCACCAATGCTGCcgtttttccaaaatgtttattttttttttatcaaagaggataaaaaaaaaagaaaagaaaactagCTCCAGCAACAACACAGCCGTGTATTAATGTCAATCATTGTCGATAATCGTTTTAGATTGATTAATCTATAGCAGGAGTGCAAAAGGCACGCGCCGTCACAACTGTCCCCTGTTTCGCCAAAGATACTGTACATGAGAAACTCTTCTGTGAAACCTCGTTTTAAAACTCGCCTAATATTTAGaaaaatgacagacagaaaCTCCTCGGCAGAGCGCGCGGAGAGCAAACGCGGACACGATTAGCTCGTTTCACAGGCAGAGAACTGCTCGTCGTGCgggctgccgctgctgctgcggctgctgctgcgctcctgGAACATGTCAGCTGCGTCACCCTCTCCCTCGTCACTCGCGGGACTTTCCTCGCGCTCCTCAGGTGAGCCTGCCTCAGCCTCGTGTGACTCGTCGCTGTCTGGACTGTGGGAGTCATTGGACTGCGAGGAGGATCCGAAGTGCGCAGACAAGCCGGGGAAGGCGGCGGCAGCAGCCGCGGCCGCCGCCGCTGACGCGTGTGCGGGGTATAGCCAGGGGAACGGGGACGCCAGGGCGGCTGCGGCTGGGTACATGTACTTCTCAATGTTGCTCTTGTCGAAAAAAGGCATATAGGACGCCGCGGCCGAGGGGTTGATGAAGTAGAAAGGCATGCAAATAGGTGTCTGCTGTCCCACATTGCTTATTCCCATCAGAGAGTTCATTAGAGCCAGGTCGGGTCTGGCGGGGTCTGTGCCCCCTAACCCGTTCCCAGGCCAGTTCATCTTTGGTTTCTTGGCAGCGCGATCATCTCCAAACTCTTGCTTGATCTTCACCGCCTTGTGTCCCTGCGCCTTATTGCGCTCACATTCTTTCTCTTTGCCGTCGCTCTTCTCGGCCTCGCCCCCGTATCCACTGTCCGTGTCTGTGTCGTTCTCGTTAAGCTCCCCGCCTTGGGTCCTCTGGATGACGGGGACACAGTTTGCTTGGCTGTCGGCTTTCTGGCCATCCTGTGCGTCCCCGGCGGGTAGCTGGTGCTGGAGCGGCGGCGCGCCGGGCTGGAACTGCGCCAGCACCTTGTGAAGGTGGCTGATGAGCTGCGCGCACCTCTGCTCTCGCGTCGTCCAGTTCTCAAACTGACTCAGGTACTGCAGGACTTCTTTGGCACAGGCCTGGAACCCGGAGTGGAACGCGTCCAGATCCGCATGAATGGAAGATTTCATCGACCGGTCCCCTGAGAGACACGCAGAACACAGACCATCAGTGAAATAAAGACAACGACAACGTGTCAACATGCTCTCTGTCTGCGCGCTATCTCCATATTACTTCTATCTGTTCTGGTCATGCGCAATTACGGACCAGTAAAGTTTAAAAAACCCAGCCAGTCCGGCAACCTAACATCGCTGAAAATGATCCAGGTCGTTCAAGCTCACCATTCTGCAAAGCGATGATCTTCTGGTGCTGCTGCTCGGTGACAGCAGTCAGCGCGTTGAGATGTTTCAGTGTCAGCTCCAAGACAACTGCTTTCTCCAAATGCCCgagcgtctgtggagggaaaacaaaggttcagctgctccctctctgtctgtctctcatgtaagcaaaaaaaaaaaacccaaaacaggttgtctaaactttttttttttgtggtgtcGTGATCTCACCGATAGCTTCAGATGTTCGGGTAACAGATCCTTCAGCTGGCCGATACATTCGTTGATTCtgtccctcctcttcttctctatCAACCGGTGCGGTAACTTGTACGCGTCCTGTTGGCAAAAAACAAGAGCTGATGCGTTAAAACACGCGTGTATatgtgggggaaaaaagttGCTGTATCATACATACGAATAATCTGAGTTTAATGGAAACGACAAACTGAACATTTCGATTCTCTTAgaataaaaatgacaataaaaataaaaaaaggcgcGCACCTTCCCACCATCCTCTCGTTTGATTCCTCTCTTGGACTTGCACATGTAGAGAGAGGGGTAATCCATCCTGAAGGAAGAGAAGCGGAGAGAAGCGTTaatcgttttgttttttgttgtttttttatgagcGACAGTTTGA is drawn from Sparus aurata chromosome 8, fSpaAur1.1, whole genome shotgun sequence and contains these coding sequences:
- the bhlhe41 gene encoding class E basic helix-loop-helix protein 41, with the protein product MDERIPHLQDRQFMEHADFLGMDYPSLYMCKSKRGIKREDGGKDAYKLPHRLIEKKRRDRINECIGQLKDLLPEHLKLSTLGHLEKAVVLELTLKHLNALTAVTEQQHQKIIALQNGDRSMKSSIHADLDAFHSGFQACAKEVLQYLSQFENWTTREQRCAQLISHLHKVLAQFQPGAPPLQHQLPAGDAQDGQKADSQANCVPVIQRTQGGELNENDTDTDSGYGGEAEKSDGKEKECERNKAQGHKAVKIKQEFGDDRAAKKPKMNWPGNGLGGTDPARPDLALMNSLMGISNVGQQTPICMPFYFINPSAAASYMPFFDKSNIEKYMYPAAAALASPFPWLYPAHASAAAAAAAAAAFPGLSAHFGSSSQSNDSHSPDSDESHEAEAGSPEEREESPASDEGEGDAADMFQERSSSRSSSGSPHDEQFSACETS